In the Bacillus shivajii genome, one interval contains:
- a CDS encoding FliA/WhiG family RNA polymerase sigma factor: MPQIKVTKQLKEDWDRWTSKRDMDACDGLVEAYTPLVEYHVQRIGVNLPKNVHLDDLRSHAMFGLYDALQKFDQSRDLKFDTYASFRIRGAIIDGLRQEDRLPRSMREKSKKIEQSIEKLEQVLGRTPTSVEVAEDTEMSEEEVLHIMNESFLANVLSIDETTPDNDREDTYASTIIDQNTLTPQQNLDRKAQIEELEEVIKQLNEKEQLVISLFYFEELSLTEIGEVLNLSTSRISQIHSKTIFKLQQQYLKQQNK, from the coding sequence ATGCCGCAGATCAAAGTGACGAAACAATTAAAAGAAGACTGGGATCGCTGGACGTCAAAGCGAGATATGGATGCATGTGACGGGCTAGTAGAGGCTTACACCCCATTGGTTGAGTATCATGTCCAGCGTATAGGGGTCAACCTTCCGAAAAATGTTCATTTAGATGATTTACGAAGCCATGCGATGTTCGGGTTGTATGATGCTTTACAAAAGTTCGATCAATCAAGAGATTTAAAGTTTGACACATATGCATCTTTTCGTATTCGTGGAGCAATTATTGACGGTTTACGACAGGAAGATAGACTTCCTCGTTCAATGAGGGAAAAATCAAAGAAAATTGAACAATCAATTGAGAAATTAGAGCAGGTGTTAGGGAGAACGCCAACTTCTGTAGAAGTAGCAGAAGATACAGAGATGAGTGAAGAGGAAGTGCTTCACATTATGAATGAAAGCTTCTTGGCAAATGTGCTCTCAATTGATGAAACAACACCTGATAATGACCGTGAAGATACGTATGCGTCTACGATCATAGATCAAAATACGTTAACACCTCAACAAAATCTTGATCGAAAAGCTCAAATAGAAGAATTAGAAGAAGTGATTAAACAGTTAAACGAAAAAGAACAACTCGTAATTAGTTTATTTTACTTTGAAGAATTGTCATTAACGGAAATTGGAGAAGTGTTAAACCTTTCTACGTCTAGGATTTCTCAAATTCATTCGAAAACAATTTTTAAACTGCAACAACAATATTTAAAACAACAGAATAAATGA
- a CDS encoding chemotaxis protein CheD has product MNNATVNNVVKVGMADINLTSPPHTIRTSGLGSCVGIIIYDEFVKMCSMAHIMLPDSSLAKSGTINRAKYADTAIEDAIKWLVNEGASSYRLKSKIAGGAQMFKFSTQNEVMRVGPRNVEAVKAVLGQNNIPIISEDVGGSSGRTIEFDPSTCMLQIKTVNKGVLEI; this is encoded by the coding sequence ATGAACAACGCAACAGTAAATAATGTAGTAAAGGTCGGGATGGCAGATATAAATTTGACATCCCCGCCGCATACGATTCGTACATCAGGATTAGGTTCATGTGTAGGAATAATTATTTATGATGAATTCGTTAAGATGTGCTCAATGGCACATATCATGCTTCCTGATTCATCACTAGCAAAATCCGGGACGATCAATCGAGCAAAGTATGCCGACACTGCCATTGAAGATGCTATTAAGTGGTTAGTAAATGAAGGAGCTTCCTCTTATCGTCTTAAGTCGAAGATTGCAGGTGGAGCTCAAATGTTTAAGTTTTCTACACAAAATGAAGTAATGAGAGTTGGACCAAGAAATGTAGAGGCGGTAAAGGCGGTTTTAGGACAGAACAACATTCCAATCATTAGTGAAGATGTTGGAGGAAGTAGCGGGAGGACGATAGAGTTTGATCCTAGCACCTGCATGCTTCAAATAAAAACAGTAAATAAAGGGGTCTTAGAAATTTAA
- a CDS encoding chemotaxis protein CheC, translating into MSYMDNIKDYHLDILKEVGNIGAGHAATALSNLLNKHIDMQVPSVNVVSFQEISETLGGEDSVVAGIFLRVEGDAPGNMFFMLPVTEATTLVQQLTSDKSIDLASPPFPEMGLSALNEVGNILAGAYLSALADFTSLNMQPTPPDIAIDMSIAILSHGLIEISKTGDYAIVINTEIEEKDERNFTNTTGHFFLLPDPESFEKIFESLGVHVDEQRNSK; encoded by the coding sequence ATGAGTTATATGGACAACATTAAAGACTATCATTTAGATATTTTAAAAGAAGTAGGTAATATCGGAGCGGGACATGCTGCAACGGCTCTTTCCAACCTATTAAATAAACATATCGATATGCAAGTCCCTTCAGTCAATGTTGTTTCATTTCAGGAAATCAGTGAGACCCTCGGTGGAGAGGATTCAGTTGTGGCAGGAATATTCCTTAGGGTAGAAGGTGATGCACCAGGTAATATGTTTTTTATGCTACCTGTAACTGAAGCAACAACTTTAGTTCAACAACTAACTTCTGACAAATCGATCGACTTGGCGTCCCCGCCCTTTCCAGAAATGGGATTGTCAGCATTAAATGAAGTAGGTAATATTCTTGCAGGCGCATATTTATCAGCACTGGCCGACTTTACATCTTTGAACATGCAGCCAACACCACCGGATATCGCAATAGATATGAGTATAGCGATTCTTAGTCATGGTTTGATTGAAATATCAAAAACAGGTGATTATGCAATTGTTATTAATACAGAAATTGAAGAAAAAGATGAAAGAAATTTCACGAATACAACGGGGCATTTCTTTTTACTGCCGGACCCGGAGTCCTTTGAAAAAATATTTGAATCTTTAGGAGTACACGTAGATGAACAACGCAACAGTAAATAA
- a CDS encoding chemotaxis protein CheW — MSDLKVIVFQLKDEEYGVEVDQVKSIERVQQITRVPHAPKFVKGVINLRGVVTPIIDLRTRFGIEDVEDTNATRIIIISLGEMEVGLVVDAANDVIDIQKDTIEPPPEVVGGIEADYISGVAKLEKRLLILLNLDKVLSHDEKKELNEIEEHS; from the coding sequence ATGTCAGATTTGAAAGTAATTGTTTTTCAATTAAAAGACGAAGAGTATGGTGTTGAAGTAGATCAAGTTAAATCAATTGAACGAGTACAGCAAATAACACGCGTTCCACATGCCCCAAAATTTGTAAAAGGTGTTATTAATTTAAGAGGTGTCGTAACACCCATTATCGATTTAAGAACACGCTTTGGTATTGAAGATGTTGAAGATACGAATGCGACAAGAATTATTATTATATCGTTAGGTGAAATGGAAGTAGGCTTAGTTGTCGATGCGGCAAATGACGTCATTGATATTCAAAAAGATACGATTGAGCCTCCTCCTGAAGTAGTAGGTGGGATTGAAGCAGACTATATCAGTGGTGTTGCGAAGCTTGAGAAGCGACTCTTAATATTATTGAATTTAGATAAAGTTTTAAGTCACGACGAAAAGAAAGAACTTAACGAAATTGAGGAACATAGTTAA
- a CDS encoding chemotaxis protein CheA yields MERNQYLDMFIDESNDHLQAINDNLMNLEQNPSNTEIVNEIFRSAHTLKGMAATMEFEDLASLTHQMENVLDGIRNGMIHTTSEIMDVVFESVDYLEEMIEDISSGGEGKKDVTAVVEKLERIEKGEAVQEVAATASPNIEATSGVDPQFDDFELTVLSQSKEQGFLSYNLSISLRDDCILKAARVFMVFEVLEQIGEVIKCTPSVEELEEEKFDTTFYVTIITKESADDIESRVMKVSEVDKVIVNEVDPNALGAKDSKNDHKEDEKEHELSEKGEGSKQEVSPQEREKVTNTSSGNKTIRVNIDRLDTLMNLFEELVIDRGRLEQISKDVNNNELTETVEHMSRISGDLQNIILNMRMVPVEQVFNRFPRMVRALSKDLNKDVHLEVIGAETELDRTVIDEIGDPLVHLLRNSIDHGVEDPDKRKRNGKPTQGKITLKAYHSGNHVFIEVSDDGAGINGEKVLNKAIDRGVVTKESAASLTDKQVYELLFSSGLSTADEISDISGRGVGLDVVKNKIESLGGSVSVDSQPGHGTEFTIQLPLTLSIISVMLTEVEEEIYAIPLSSIIETAIIKDEEILSAHNQKVIDFRGNIVPIIHLSDFFEVPKSQKQDGLHSIVVVKKADKMAALVVDSFIGQQEVVLKSLGNYLTNVFAISGATILGNGQVALIVDCNALIKS; encoded by the coding sequence ATGGAAAGAAACCAGTATTTAGATATGTTTATTGATGAAAGTAATGATCATTTACAAGCAATCAACGACAACTTGATGAACTTGGAACAAAATCCAAGTAATACAGAGATTGTCAATGAAATTTTTCGGTCTGCACATACATTAAAAGGCATGGCAGCAACAATGGAATTTGAAGATTTAGCGAGTTTAACTCATCAAATGGAAAATGTTTTAGATGGTATTCGAAATGGCATGATTCATACGACGAGTGAAATTATGGATGTTGTATTTGAATCTGTCGATTATTTAGAAGAAATGATTGAAGATATTTCAAGTGGTGGCGAAGGTAAAAAAGATGTCACTGCAGTGGTTGAAAAGTTAGAACGAATTGAAAAAGGTGAAGCCGTTCAAGAAGTAGCAGCAACAGCTTCTCCAAATATAGAAGCTACTTCAGGAGTAGATCCTCAATTCGATGATTTTGAATTAACTGTTTTATCTCAATCTAAAGAGCAAGGTTTCTTATCATATAACTTGTCGATTAGTTTAAGAGATGATTGTATCTTAAAGGCAGCACGTGTATTTATGGTATTTGAAGTACTAGAACAAATTGGTGAAGTGATTAAATGTACACCATCGGTTGAAGAGCTAGAAGAAGAGAAATTTGATACAACATTTTACGTCACGATCATAACTAAAGAAAGCGCTGATGATATTGAATCACGCGTTATGAAGGTTTCAGAGGTTGATAAAGTCATTGTAAATGAAGTTGACCCAAATGCACTTGGTGCGAAAGATAGTAAGAATGATCATAAGGAAGATGAAAAAGAGCATGAACTGTCTGAAAAAGGAGAAGGTTCTAAACAAGAAGTGTCTCCACAGGAACGCGAGAAAGTAACAAATACGTCTTCTGGAAATAAAACAATCCGTGTTAATATTGATCGCCTTGATACGTTAATGAATTTATTTGAAGAACTTGTTATTGATCGAGGAAGGTTAGAGCAGATCTCTAAAGACGTAAACAATAATGAACTAACAGAAACTGTCGAACATATGTCCAGAATTTCTGGAGATTTACAAAACATTATCTTAAACATGCGTATGGTCCCAGTTGAACAAGTATTTAACCGCTTTCCAAGGATGGTTCGCGCATTATCAAAAGATTTAAACAAAGATGTTCATTTAGAAGTTATCGGTGCTGAGACGGAATTAGATAGAACCGTCATTGATGAAATTGGTGACCCACTCGTCCACTTATTAAGGAATTCGATTGACCATGGTGTTGAAGATCCTGATAAAAGAAAGAGAAATGGGAAACCGACCCAAGGAAAAATCACATTAAAAGCTTATCACAGCGGTAACCATGTGTTCATTGAAGTTTCTGATGATGGCGCAGGGATTAACGGGGAGAAAGTGTTAAATAAAGCGATAGACCGTGGAGTTGTAACAAAAGAAAGTGCAGCTTCACTAACGGATAAGCAAGTCTACGAACTCCTTTTCTCGAGCGGCTTAAGTACTGCAGATGAAATTTCTGATATTTCTGGTCGAGGTGTAGGACTAGATGTCGTAAAGAATAAGATTGAATCATTAGGCGGAAGTGTTTCAGTCGATTCACAACCTGGTCATGGAACAGAATTTACAATTCAATTACCTCTAACATTATCAATTATATCTGTGATGCTAACTGAGGTTGAAGAAGAGATTTATGCGATTCCATTATCCTCAATTATAGAAACAGCAATTATCAAAGATGAGGAAATACTATCAGCACACAATCAAAAAGTTATTGATTTCAGAGGTAATATCGTTCCGATCATTCACCTATCAGATTTCTTTGAAGTTCCGAAGTCACAAAAGCAAGACGGGCTCCATTCGATTGTAGTCGTAAAAAAAGCAGATAAAATGGCTGCACTTGTTGTCGATTCCTTTATTGGTCAGCAAGAAGTTGTTTTAAAATCACTAGGTAACTATTTAACGAACGTGTTTGCGATCTCAGGCGCTACAATTTTAGGTAATGGACAAGTTGCTCTAATTGTTGATTGTAATGCATTAATTAAGTCCTAA
- a CDS encoding protein-glutamate methylesterase/protein-glutamine glutaminase, translating into MIMINVLVVDDSAFMRKMISDFLNSDPSIQVIGKARNGKEAIEKNEELKPDVITLDVEMPVINGIDALKSIMSNAPTPTIMLSSTTKEGAETTIEAMELGAFDFIAKPSGSISLDIHKVTEDLITKVKLAAKMKVSKLSSLPTVRKRERTVQMGELSSSSSENGAKKSLVAIGTSTGGPKALQEVLTVLPENFPLPILVVQHMPRGFTKSLSQRLNTLSNIAVKEAEDGDFLQKGTAYIAPGGKHLTIKRMGTSFVIKLDDSDQVNGHRPSVDKMFESISDYKMKVIAVILTGMGSDGTNGLLQLKNNNETVAIAESEQTSIVYGMPKSAIQTNKVDFVLNVEDIAPAIIDIV; encoded by the coding sequence ATCATAATGATCAATGTTCTCGTCGTAGATGACTCAGCTTTTATGAGGAAAATGATTAGTGACTTTTTAAATAGTGACCCTTCTATCCAGGTTATAGGCAAAGCTCGCAATGGAAAAGAGGCTATTGAGAAAAATGAAGAATTAAAGCCTGATGTCATTACGTTAGATGTCGAAATGCCAGTTATTAATGGAATTGATGCTTTAAAATCAATTATGTCGAATGCTCCAACCCCAACAATCATGCTATCAAGCACGACGAAAGAAGGAGCTGAGACAACCATTGAAGCAATGGAATTAGGAGCGTTCGATTTCATTGCTAAACCTTCTGGTTCGATTTCATTAGATATACATAAAGTGACTGAAGATTTAATTACAAAAGTAAAACTAGCGGCAAAAATGAAAGTTTCAAAGCTTTCAAGTTTACCAACGGTAAGAAAAAGAGAACGAACCGTGCAAATGGGTGAATTGTCATCCTCAAGTAGTGAGAATGGGGCGAAAAAGTCTCTCGTAGCAATTGGAACGTCAACAGGTGGCCCTAAAGCATTACAAGAAGTTTTAACTGTACTTCCAGAAAACTTCCCACTACCGATACTTGTTGTTCAACATATGCCCAGAGGTTTTACAAAGTCTTTAAGTCAAAGACTTAATACTTTATCGAACATTGCTGTTAAAGAAGCTGAAGATGGAGACTTTCTTCAAAAGGGTACGGCATACATTGCACCTGGAGGAAAGCATTTGACTATTAAAAGAATGGGAACATCCTTCGTTATCAAGCTAGATGATTCAGATCAAGTAAATGGTCACCGCCCATCTGTAGATAAAATGTTTGAATCGATTAGTGATTATAAAATGAAAGTAATAGCTGTTATTTTAACTGGCATGGGATCAGATGGTACCAATGGCCTGTTACAATTGAAAAATAATAATGAAACCGTAGCAATCGCAGAATCAGAACAAACATCCATTGTTTATGGAATGCCAAAGTCAGCTATTCAAACGAATAAAGTAGATTTTGTATTAAATGTAGAAGATATCGCACCAGCTATCATTGATATCGTATAA
- a CDS encoding MinD/ParA family protein has product MKDQAEALRSKLSLGENIHERKGQPETKVLGVVSGKGGVGKSNFVVNFALELQNRGKKVLIFDLDIGMANIDILLGQTSKFSIVDLLEEEMSIWEIIEKTPHHVSYIAGGSGLTNVFEMNQSYKNHFMDELQSIEDHFDYIIFDMGAGASKSSFQFLLAAHDIILLTTPEPTSITDGYAMIKHIYLEDSNLPISIVVNRVINGKEGKVTANNIIHVCKQFLSKEVKYIGAIPDDQAVLKAVRSQIPYIYESPNAKASQAMKKVVTEYIDDQFEDKQRHHHFLTKLKGLFK; this is encoded by the coding sequence ATGAAAGACCAAGCGGAAGCATTAAGGAGTAAATTGTCCTTAGGAGAAAATATTCACGAAAGGAAGGGACAACCTGAGACTAAAGTTCTAGGTGTTGTCAGTGGAAAAGGTGGCGTAGGAAAGTCAAATTTTGTCGTGAATTTTGCATTAGAGCTTCAAAACAGAGGGAAAAAAGTGTTAATATTTGATTTAGATATAGGTATGGCAAATATTGATATCTTACTAGGTCAAACGTCCAAGTTTTCGATTGTCGATTTATTAGAAGAAGAAATGTCAATTTGGGAGATCATCGAAAAGACGCCACACCATGTTTCTTATATTGCTGGTGGCTCTGGATTGACAAACGTATTTGAGATGAACCAATCCTACAAAAACCACTTTATGGATGAGTTACAATCAATCGAGGACCATTTTGATTACATTATATTTGATATGGGAGCAGGGGCTAGTAAAAGTTCATTTCAGTTTTTACTAGCAGCACATGACATCATTCTTTTAACAACGCCAGAACCTACATCTATTACAGATGGCTATGCAATGATTAAACATATTTATTTAGAAGACTCAAATTTGCCGATTTCTATTGTCGTTAATAGAGTAATAAATGGTAAAGAAGGTAAAGTTACGGCGAATAATATTATCCATGTATGTAAGCAATTTTTAAGTAAAGAGGTTAAATATATCGGAGCCATTCCAGATGACCAGGCTGTTCTAAAAGCTGTACGTAGTCAAATACCGTACATTTATGAATCGCCAAATGCCAAAGCCTCACAGGCAATGAAAAAGGTCGTTACGGAGTATATTGATGATCAATTCGAAGATAAGCAACGTCATCATCATTTTCTGACTAAACTAAAGGGTCTCTTTAAATAA
- the flhF gene encoding flagellar biosynthesis protein FlhF: MKVKKYVAKDMPEAMEKIRQELGNDAVILNSKRIETGGFLGFFTKKNIEVIAAIDPDTQPKKKIVRQGQEVKKQNTPRRENPVDNKENLKTEIDEIKKMIANMNRTQSSPSEEYPEGLSSINDFLIDQEMKEDIRLQIMKNLLKRWYKEEGETKEEKELLSWTYEELDSLLNGISFGGVSYNKKFLNLVGPTGVGKTTTVAKIAAKAAIKDGKKIAFITTDTYRIAAIEQLKTYAKILNAPVEVAYSIDDFQKAKERLKDYDFILVDSAGRNFRNSLYVKQLNEVIDFNDEMETHLVLSLASKYRDMEKIIEQFNLIKIDKVIFTKADETDSVGAMVNVHLASGIGSSYITTGQNVPDDISESTKEMVLNEVLRRKKV; the protein is encoded by the coding sequence ATGAAAGTAAAAAAATATGTTGCAAAAGATATGCCAGAAGCAATGGAAAAAATTCGTCAAGAATTAGGCAACGATGCTGTCATATTAAATTCGAAACGCATAGAAACAGGTGGATTTTTAGGTTTTTTCACGAAAAAAAATATTGAAGTAATCGCTGCAATTGACCCTGACACACAACCTAAAAAGAAAATTGTTCGTCAAGGGCAGGAGGTAAAGAAACAAAATACTCCAAGGCGGGAAAATCCAGTCGATAATAAAGAGAACTTAAAGACCGAAATTGACGAGATTAAAAAGATGATTGCGAACATGAATCGTACCCAATCAAGTCCGAGTGAAGAATACCCTGAAGGACTAAGTAGTATTAATGACTTTTTGATAGATCAAGAAATGAAAGAAGACATTCGCCTGCAAATAATGAAAAATTTATTAAAGCGATGGTACAAAGAAGAAGGCGAAACAAAAGAAGAGAAAGAATTATTATCTTGGACTTACGAGGAATTAGATTCTCTATTAAATGGCATCTCCTTTGGTGGTGTTTCTTATAATAAGAAGTTTTTAAATTTAGTTGGTCCAACGGGTGTTGGAAAAACGACTACTGTTGCAAAAATTGCAGCAAAGGCAGCGATTAAAGATGGGAAAAAAATTGCATTTATTACGACAGATACGTATCGGATCGCAGCAATTGAGCAGTTGAAAACATATGCAAAAATTTTAAATGCTCCAGTAGAAGTCGCTTACTCGATTGATGATTTTCAAAAAGCGAAAGAACGTCTAAAAGACTATGACTTTATTTTAGTTGATTCAGCGGGACGTAACTTTAGAAATTCTTTATACGTAAAGCAATTAAATGAAGTGATAGATTTTAATGATGAAATGGAAACGCATCTAGTTCTTTCTTTAGCATCAAAATATCGCGATATGGAAAAAATCATTGAGCAATTTAACCTTATTAAAATTGATAAAGTTATTTTTACAAAAGCTGATGAAACAGATTCAGTAGGCGCAATGGTGAATGTACATTTGGCAAGTGGCATCGGTTCTTCTTATATCACCACTGGACAAAACGTTCCTGATGATATTTCGGAATCAACGAAAGAAATGGTGCTTAACGAAGTCTTAAGGAGAAAGAAAGTATGA
- the flhA gene encoding flagellar biosynthesis protein FlhA, which produces MQLRDLSILLAVILIVIMLIIPLPTGMIDFLIIVNISFALLIILVSMNTREPLQFSIFPTLLLLVTLFRLGLNVSTTRAILGNHGEAGNVIQTFGDFVVGGNALVGFVVFIILVVIQFVVITKGAERVSEVGARFTLDAMPGKQMSIDADLNAGMISDAEAKERRKKIEQEADFYGSMDGASKFVKGDAIAGIVIVIINIIFGLVIGMVQEGLDLSSAANKYTLLTVGDGLVSQIPALLISTATGIVVTRAASEGNLGQDLTKQLFAYPKMLYVAGATIALLGFFTPIEPFVTTIIALTLGVGGFLLEKNEKKVVDDDLAQEEESDGQEDDIKSPESVVNLLQVDPIEFEFGYGLIPLADANQGGDLLDRVVMIRRQLALEMGMVVPVIRIRDNIQLQPNEYSIKVKGNEVAKGELLLDHFMAMSPGVDDESITGIETVEPAFGLPALWISEELKDQAELSGYTVVDPPSVVSTHLTEVIKRHAHELIGRQETKQLIDHLNESYPTLVEDVTPNPLSTGEIQKVLGNLLREKVSIRNLPVIFETLADYGQMSKDTDLLTEYVRQSLSRQISKQYTTENEPLYVITVGGSVEKIIADSVQQTEHGNFLNLDPETMQSIIESTIKEVERMQETGQMPVILCSPAVRMYVRNLIERYIPQVPVLSYNELEPHIEVQSVGVVNGS; this is translated from the coding sequence GTGCAACTAAGAGATTTAAGTATTTTATTAGCCGTCATCCTTATCGTTATCATGTTAATTATTCCATTACCAACTGGGATGATTGACTTTTTAATCATTGTAAATATATCTTTTGCGCTCTTAATTATACTCGTTTCAATGAATACAAGAGAGCCGTTACAGTTCTCTATTTTCCCGACGTTATTATTACTTGTGACATTGTTTCGACTCGGGTTAAATGTCTCAACAACAAGGGCCATCTTAGGAAATCATGGTGAGGCAGGAAATGTTATTCAAACATTTGGAGACTTTGTTGTTGGTGGTAATGCACTTGTCGGTTTTGTTGTATTCATTATATTAGTTGTCATTCAGTTTGTTGTTATCACAAAAGGTGCAGAGCGAGTCTCTGAAGTAGGAGCCCGGTTTACGTTAGACGCGATGCCTGGTAAACAAATGAGTATAGATGCAGACTTAAATGCTGGAATGATTTCTGATGCAGAAGCGAAAGAACGCAGAAAGAAAATTGAACAAGAAGCAGATTTTTATGGTTCGATGGATGGTGCCAGTAAATTTGTTAAAGGAGATGCGATTGCCGGAATCGTGATTGTTATCATAAATATTATTTTCGGTTTAGTGATTGGAATGGTGCAAGAAGGGCTTGATCTTAGTTCTGCTGCAAATAAATATACACTCCTCACAGTTGGTGACGGTCTTGTCAGTCAAATCCCTGCCTTATTAATATCAACAGCGACCGGGATTGTTGTTACGAGAGCGGCATCTGAGGGGAACTTGGGTCAAGATTTAACCAAACAATTATTTGCTTATCCGAAAATGCTTTATGTAGCTGGTGCAACAATTGCTTTACTTGGTTTTTTCACACCAATTGAGCCGTTTGTAACAACTATTATTGCACTAACCTTAGGCGTAGGCGGGTTTCTCTTAGAGAAAAATGAAAAGAAAGTAGTAGATGATGATCTTGCTCAAGAAGAAGAATCAGATGGACAAGAAGATGATATCAAGTCTCCAGAAAGTGTTGTTAACCTTCTCCAAGTAGACCCGATAGAATTTGAATTTGGTTATGGATTGATCCCATTAGCAGATGCAAATCAAGGGGGCGACTTGCTAGATCGTGTGGTCATGATTCGAAGACAGTTAGCGCTTGAAATGGGTATGGTCGTACCTGTCATTCGAATACGTGATAATATTCAACTTCAGCCTAATGAATATTCGATCAAGGTAAAAGGAAATGAAGTAGCAAAAGGTGAGTTATTGCTTGATCATTTCATGGCAATGAGTCCAGGAGTTGATGATGAATCCATTACAGGGATTGAGACGGTAGAGCCAGCATTTGGACTACCAGCTTTATGGATTTCCGAAGAATTAAAAGATCAAGCGGAACTGTCAGGCTATACAGTAGTAGATCCACCATCTGTCGTTTCTACTCATTTAACTGAAGTGATTAAGCGCCATGCACACGAATTGATTGGACGCCAAGAGACAAAACAATTAATCGATCATTTAAATGAATCGTATCCAACACTTGTTGAAGATGTAACACCAAATCCGCTATCAACAGGTGAAATTCAGAAAGTGTTAGGCAATTTATTGAGAGAGAAAGTATCAATTCGTAATTTACCGGTTATCTTTGAAACGTTGGCTGATTATGGACAGATGTCAAAGGATACGGATTTATTAACAGAATATGTTCGACAATCTTTGTCGAGACAAATTTCAAAACAATATACTACAGAAAATGAGCCATTATATGTGATAACCGTTGGAGGTTCTGTTGAAAAGATAATTGCTGATTCCGTTCAGCAAACAGAGCATGGGAATTTCTTGAATTTAGATCCAGAAACAATGCAATCGATAATTGAATCAACGATTAAAGAAGTAGAACGAATGCAGGAAACTGGTCAAATGCCAGTAATACTTTGTTCACCAGCTGTCAGAATGTATGTACGTAATCTGATTGAGCGGTATATTCCTCAAGTTCCTGTGTTATCCTACAACGAATTAGAACCACATATTGAAGTTCAAAGCGTCGGGGTGGTGAATGGGTCATGA